In a genomic window of Bacillota bacterium:
- a CDS encoding winged helix-turn-helix transcriptional regulator — protein MVDRRFAGEGFTPDVCEIFCSDTEKVNRLKQEVAVTEGMSLFFKALADDTRLKIVYALAREELCVCDVANLIGSTVQAASHHLRFLRNIGLAKYRKEGKMVFYSLKEKRIAGLIETIIRELKGSGE, from the coding sequence ATGGTCGATCGCCGGTTTGCCGGGGAAGGTTTTACTCCTGATGTCTGTGAAATCTTCTGTTCCGATACCGAAAAGGTCAACCGGTTGAAGCAAGAAGTGGCGGTTACGGAGGGCATGTCCCTGTTTTTCAAGGCGCTGGCCGACGATACCAGGTTGAAAATCGTTTACGCCCTTGCCCGGGAGGAGCTCTGTGTCTGCGATGTGGCCAACCTGATCGGTTCCACCGTCCAGGCCGCTTCTCACCACCTCCGGTTCTTGAGGAACATCGGCCTTGCCAAATACCGCAAGGAAGGGAAGATGGTATTTTACAGTTTGAAGGAGAAAAGGATCGCCGGTCTGATCGAAACGATAATCCGGGAACTCAAAGGGAGCGGTGAGTGA